The following coding sequences are from one Haliotis asinina isolate JCU_RB_2024 chromosome 3, JCU_Hal_asi_v2, whole genome shotgun sequence window:
- the LOC137279039 gene encoding G-protein coupled receptor 12-like has protein sequence MSNTTDGSSFILFWTFNDKKITLVTFIVNIVMFIIGFLAVSLNAIVLDTLVKKRNLEPTDLVMCHLAVTDMLTGVLTIHSVVYNIIYYQNDFECLVRIGAVFIFLSGSVYHLTLLTVDRFVKIVFPYRYQDVMTRKSVSIMSATIWIFSVNLGLLPSYGWRDYPPPSEPPCSFLGVLHTGFLRFALVVFLFPVFVIAILYSKIFLVARRHARAIAAMDATVGNDSKSMKFTKTVVILIGTYLVSFLPMGTYNFTCNLVVRVSEGIKLNATLDSIRSRCASMV, from the coding sequence ATGTCCAACACAACAGATGGATcttcattcatccttttctggACATTTAATGATAAGAAAATAACACTTGTGACGTTTATTGTCAACATAGTCATGTTCATTATCGGGTTCTTGGCTGTGTCATTGAACGCTATCGTACTGGACACTTTAGTGAAGAAGAGGAATCTGGAACCAACGGATCTCGTGATGTGCCACCTTGCCGTAACCGACATGCTTACCGGGGTCCTTACAATCCACTCTGTCGTATACAACATCATCTACTATCAAAACGACTTCGAATGCCTCGTTCGCATTGGAGCAGTATTCATTTTTCTCTCGGGATCTGTCTATCACCTGACCCTACTGACAGTGGACAGGTTCGTGAAGATTGTCTTCCCCTACCGTTACCAGGATGTCATGACAAGGAAGTCCGTGTCCATCATGTCGGCGACCATCTGGATCTTTTCCGTCAACCTCGGCCTCCTTCCCTCCTATGGCTGGAGAGACTACCCGCCACCATCAGAACCTCCTTGCTCCTTTCTTGGTGTTTTGCACACAGGGTTTCTTCGGTTTGCTCTCGTGGTTTTTCTTTTTCCGGTTTTTGTAATCGCCATTTTGTATTCGAAAATTTTCTTGGTAGCCAGGAGACACGCACGTGCTATTGCTGCCATGGACGCTACTGTTGGGAACGATTCCAAAAGCATGAAGTTTACAAAGACCGTCGTTATTCTGATCGGAACGTACCTCGTCTCATTTCTGCCAATGGGTACGTACAACTTCACGTGTAACCTCGTtgtacgagtgagtgagggaataaAGTTAAATGCCACTTTGGATAGTATTAGATCACGCTGTGCCAGCATGGTGTGA